One region of Halohasta litchfieldiae genomic DNA includes:
- a CDS encoding DUF7563 family protein — MDSLHIQKGAAGQHSHERTCENCGEYVTKQFVRVFGANDGSVYGCMNCSTGRDLRDGGGKQP, encoded by the coding sequence ATGGACTCACTCCATATCCAGAAAGGCGCTGCTGGACAGCATTCCCACGAACGAACCTGTGAGAACTGTGGCGAGTACGTTACCAAACAGTTCGTCCGTGTGTTCGGCGCAAACGATGGTTCGGTGTACGGCTGTATGAACTGCTCGACCGGTCGTGATCTCCGCGACGGTGGTGGCAAACAGCCGTAG
- a CDS encoding DUF7344 domain-containing protein, producing MSDEKADEFLSLLYHALRTRRRRLVIRILTRSDDEIVTVRSLARKIAATEHSVPRSQATGEPYRNAYNALTQTHLPALVDAGIVIYDPKRQTVSPGSNLKIAALLVTTNTSTIEILQN from the coding sequence ATGAGTGATGAGAAAGCCGATGAGTTCCTTTCTCTCTTGTATCATGCTCTCCGTACACGACGACGTCGACTGGTGATTAGGATTCTTACAAGATCCGATGACGAAATCGTGACTGTTCGATCTCTCGCTCGTAAAATTGCTGCCACTGAACACAGTGTACCACGGTCTCAGGCAACAGGTGAACCATATCGCAATGCCTACAATGCACTTACCCAGACTCATCTGCCAGCACTTGTCGACGCTGGCATTGTCATCTATGACCCCAAGAGGCAGACGGTATCACCAGGTTCAAATTTGAAAATCGCGGCTCTACTTGTTACTACAAATACATCTACTATTGAAATTCTACAAAATTGA
- a CDS encoding ISH6-like element ISHla10 family transposase produces MHATIDVRFELSIDDDKTLPLATLAEAVTDQNLEAVLLESLVESLDAASVEALCGEKHAHGNGDQRFQRAGTDTRTAVTTAGEHEFSLHYVEDTAASPDESSYFRPVEDVLDFDGQNRYQQDIAAKSVDLATSLSYRDAANHGDSFVSMPSPTTINRRAKKYGHKLKQFLPDCVAGTDADAVIPDGTKCHSQDDDRSSHSVQATLGEDTAEESRSLLDLSVNADWDETAAELDDIGAVTDDATVVSDADSGIVTAFTDENRDHQLDLVHVGRTLGYTLWDDGVFSLDRRKEIVSEVIDEVFHLKNSVAKHRPAEEFAAIRSRIARTRERLEKTAWQLEQFGSAKAAGYLRRWLPSIVTFAEHAVEGFEVPWTSNPVERLMGEVSKRCKNQWMRWTAEGLEAILQLRLVKYADPEYYQAFLDELLQRSTKTAINCDLSIESTSGKV; encoded by the coding sequence ATGCACGCCACAATCGACGTGCGGTTCGAACTGAGTATCGACGACGACAAAACGCTACCGCTCGCCACGCTTGCCGAGGCCGTCACTGACCAGAACCTCGAAGCAGTCCTTCTCGAATCGCTGGTCGAGAGCCTCGACGCCGCCAGCGTCGAGGCGCTCTGTGGTGAGAAACACGCACATGGCAACGGTGACCAGCGCTTCCAACGCGCCGGCACCGACACCCGCACAGCTGTCACAACTGCCGGAGAACACGAGTTCTCTCTCCACTACGTCGAAGATACAGCCGCTTCCCCAGACGAATCCAGCTACTTCCGGCCCGTCGAAGACGTTCTCGACTTCGACGGGCAGAACCGCTATCAGCAGGACATCGCCGCCAAAAGCGTCGATCTCGCTACCTCGCTCAGCTATCGAGACGCTGCCAATCACGGCGACAGCTTCGTCTCGATGCCGTCGCCGACCACCATCAACCGCCGTGCCAAGAAATACGGCCACAAGCTCAAACAGTTCCTTCCAGACTGTGTCGCTGGCACAGACGCTGACGCCGTCATTCCTGACGGGACAAAGTGCCACAGCCAAGACGACGACCGCTCGTCCCACTCCGTCCAAGCAACGCTCGGCGAAGACACCGCCGAAGAGTCACGCTCCCTGCTGGATCTGTCGGTCAACGCTGACTGGGACGAAACTGCCGCCGAACTCGATGATATCGGCGCAGTCACTGACGACGCGACGGTCGTCAGTGACGCTGATAGCGGCATCGTCACAGCCTTTACCGACGAAAACCGTGACCACCAGCTCGATCTCGTCCACGTCGGCCGAACGCTGGGTTACACCCTCTGGGACGATGGCGTCTTCTCCTTGGACCGTCGGAAGGAGATCGTTTCGGAGGTGATCGACGAGGTGTTCCATCTGAAGAACTCTGTGGCGAAGCATCGTCCAGCGGAGGAGTTCGCGGCGATCCGCTCGCGGATCGCGCGAACGAGAGAGCGATTAGAGAAGACAGCGTGGCAACTGGAGCAGTTCGGGTCAGCAAAGGCTGCAGGGTATCTTCGGCGGTGGCTGCCGTCGATTGTGACGTTCGCCGAGCACGCTGTCGAGGGGTTCGAGGTTCCGTGGACCTCGAACCCCGTCGAACGACTGATGGGCGAGGTCAGCAAGCGGTGCAAGAACCAGTGGATGCGCTGGACAGCAGAGGGATTGGAAGCGATACTCCAACTTCGGTTGGTGAAGTACGCCGACCCCGAGTACTACCAAGCGTTCCTCGACGAACTGCTCCAACGTTCGACCAAAACAGCAATCAACTGTGACCTCTCAATTGAGAGTACCAGCGGCAAAGTCTAG